Within Patescibacteria group bacterium, the genomic segment GCTTTGGCGAAAGATGCGGAAACGCTAATCTTTGCTCTGTAATCCCAAATCTTGTTTTAAAAATGGGATATGATTGTAAGGCCGGAAAAAACTTGGATGAGCTTACAGGACTGTCTAGATTTGTGAGTGAAATTGCCAATTTAGCGCCATCAAGACATCAACCTTATGTTGGACAAAGCGCTTTCGCGCATAAAGGCGGGATTCATGCAAGCGCTGTTCAACGAAATCCTAAATCTTATGAGCATATAGAGCCTGAACTTGTTGGAAATATCCAACGAATTTTGATTTCAGAACTTGCAGGAAAAAGCAATGTCCTTGCGAAAGCCAAAGAGTTTGGCGTTGATTTAAAAAGTAGTGATCCTGTCGCGCTTGATATCGTGAATCAGCTTAAAAGATTAGAAGCTGAAGGTTTTCAGTTTGAAAATGCTGAAGCAAGTTTTGAACTTCTAATGCGGGAAGCCACAACAGGCATACGCCATTTTTTTGAAACTCTTGATTTTAGCATAATTTCCCAAAGAAGAAAAAAAGATGATTGTTCTAAATCAGAAGCAGTAATAAAAATTGGCGTTGGAGGAAATGTTGAACATACAGCAGCGGAAGGAGAAGGTCCAGTAAATGCTTTAGATAATGCTTTTAAAAAAGCCTTATTAAAATTTTATCCTCAAATAGAGAAAATGTCATTAAAAGAATTCAAAGTCAGAAATCTTTCCAGTGATGGGACTAAATCACAGGTCAGGGTTTTAATAAGATTTTATGATGGGCATAAATATTGGGGAACAGTTGGTGTTTCTCATGACCTTATTGAAGCCAGCTGGCAAGCGTTAGTTGACGCTTATCGTTACGGACTGATGATAGACGCAAACGGAAAAACAGAATAGTTCACATTTTA encodes:
- the cimA gene encoding citramalate synthase; translation: MSKKIEIFDTTLRDGTQAEDFNLSVEDKIRITLKLDELGVDYIEGGWPGSNQKDEEYFREIQNYQLNHSKIVAFGSTHHAGQQAHKDPNLKALVKAKTPVIIIFGKTWDFHVKDVLRISLERNLELIRDSLLWLKESKKTLFYDAEHFFDGYKANPEYAIKTLQSALDGGAECLILCDTNGGTMPWEITKIVKEVREKISNEVKLGIHCHNDSESAVINSLTAVKAGITQVQGTINGFGERCGNANLCSVIPNLVLKMGYDCKAGKNLDELTGLSRFVSEIANLAPSRHQPYVGQSAFAHKGGIHASAVQRNPKSYEHIEPELVGNIQRILISELAGKSNVLAKAKEFGVDLKSSDPVALDIVNQLKRLEAEGFQFENAEASFELLMREATTGIRHFFETLDFSIISQRRKKDDCSKSEAVIKIGVGGNVEHTAAEGEGPVNALDNAFKKALLKFYPQIEKMSLKEFKVRNLSSDGTKSQVRVLIRFYDGHKYWGTVGVSHDLIEASWQALVDAYRYGLMIDANGKTE